The DNA segment CAAGCAGTTCGTTCATGCTCAATCTGGTGCACGCTAGGACATTTCTCGCCGTTCTCAGCGAGCGCGGCTTTCGCGCGGCGGCGCGAGGCCTCAAGCTATCGCCCTCGACCGTCGTCGAGCATATCAAGCAGCTCGAGGCAGATCTGGCCGCGCCGTTGCTTGTACGCCGGCGCGGGATTGTCGAAGCTACCGCTCACGGCGCGGTGTTTGCGCCACTTGCCCGCGCGATGGTCGAGACGGCCGAGCGCAGTCGAGCCATTGTTGCTCAGGCTGCCTTACGGATCGCCGCGTCCAGCAACATTGGCACCTATCTGCTGCAATCAATGCTGGCCGAGTTTCAGGCCGCCAATCCGATACCGGTCGATCTCTGGATCGGCGCCAACCCCGAGGTTGCCGAGCGTCTGAAAAATGGACGTGCCGACGTGGCGCTGATGGAATGGTGGAGCGATCAGCCGGGCTTTTGCGAGTACGGCTGGCGGAAGGAGCCACTGGTTATCATTGTCGCGCCCGACCATCCTTGGGCAGCACGCAATGGCGTCGAGGCTGAGGAGCTCGCAGGCCAGATCCTGTTGGGCGGCGAACCTGGAACAGGAACGAACACGATCCTGAGGAAACAACTCGGTGCCGTCGCGGGTACGGCCGTCGGCGGCTTGGGAAATACGGAGGCGGTCAAACGGGCTGTCCGCGCCGGTCGAGGCATCTCGCTTGTCATCGCAGCGGCGGTGACGGATGAAATCAAAGCGGGCCAGCTCGTCGCAGTGCCGCTCAGCGGAATTGAACTCACGAAAGAATTGAAAATCATTTCGCCGGCCGGATTGCCGGAAGCTGCGCCCGCTTCGCGCTTTGTCGGCCATGTTCTCAGCAATGCTTGTTCTGGTTGAGCCGCCATGTCGGTCAATCACCGAATTTTGCGGAACGTCAGATTGAGACGCTGCGGTCCCATCAGGGGATGATTGCCTTCCGCAAGCGGTGCGACGCCGTGATAGAACAACCGCGACGGCCCGCCCCACACCGCGATATCGCCGTGCTCCAGGCGAAAACGGCGCGGCTTGTCGCTTCGCTTCAGGCCGCCGAACATAAAGATTGCAGGCAGGCCCAATGACACCGAAACGATCGGTGCGCCAAAATCGAGTTCGTCCTTGTCCTGGTGCAACGACATCTTCGCACCGGGAACGTAGCGGTTGATCAGGCAAACGTCCGGCGCAAATCCGGCAAAACCTCCGCTTAGCGCGGCACTATCGGCGAGCTCTCGAAGCATTGGAGGCATCGCCGGCCACGGCTTGCCGGTTTCGGGATCGTCAGGACTATAGCGGTAGCCGCTGCGGTCGGTGACCCAGCCCCCGCTGCCGCAATTGGTCATCGCAACCGACATCCGATGCCCGCCCGGGGTGAACATGCGCCGGAACGGCGCAACCGCCACGATGTCGCGCAGTGCGGCGATCAGCTCCGCTTCACGGTCACCGACGAAGGAGCGCAAGAGCACGGCGCCTTCGGCCATCTCTTCCCGTGAAGCCCGCACAATGGGAAGGCAAGAAAACAGATCCGCCGTCAACGTCACCGACCCTCACAACAATTCGTCACTTGGCATCATGGAAGATCACGCCGACCGTATGACGGCGGCCGGAACGGAGCCGGCTGACGCCGTGACGCATATTGACACGATAGACACCACGCGTCCCCTGCACCGGGCGGACATGCACAGCAAACGCCACGCCGTCACCCTGGCGCAGCGGTACCACTTCCGCACGCGACTGCATCCGCGGCCGCTGCTCGGTCAGCACGAACTCGCCGCCTTCGAAATCACGACGGGGTTCCGACAACAGGATCGCCACCTGCAACGGGAACACATGCTCGCCATAGAGGTCCTGATGCAGGCAGTTGTAGTCACCCTCCTCGTATTGCAGGAGCAGCGGCGTCGGCCGGAGCTGGCCCGCTTTGTGGCAGCGCTCCAGAAATGCCTCGTGGCTTTCGGGATAGCGGATATCGATCCCCATCGCTTGATTCCAGCTGTTAGCGATGGATTGAAGGCGGGCGTAGAGCAGCGGCCGTAATTCCGCAATCGGCTCCGGCAGCGGGTAGGCGAAATACTTGTATTCGCCGCGACCGAATCCGTGGCGGCCCATCACAACCCGGCTGCGAAAGATCTTGTCCTCGGGATAGAGTTCAGCCAACGCGCGGCATTCGTCGGCCGTGAGCAATCCCTTCAGCACGGTGCAACCCTGTGCATCGAGATCGCCCGCAGCCTTGCTCCAGTCGATCGCCGCCACACGGGCGGCAGCGTCGGATTCAAATCCGGGCGTGGTCTTTTGTGCTGATGTCTTCATGCCAGCACCGTCGCAAGTCAGGAGCCCTGGAGCCACCCGATTTCCGGCTAACCCAGCACGGGTAGCTCGACGACATCATAGGCGTGGCGGATGCTGCGCTTCAGGACGGGGTCCTCAAGTTCGCACTCGAACCGGCTGGACGGCCGGATGCCGCCCTTGGCGGCAAACGTGCCGCCGAACATGGCGCAACCGTCCGGCAGCTTGCCGCCGGCAAAGCCGCGCTTGAGCAGTTCCGAGACCGGCAGCATCGCCTCCAGCGTACCCTCCTGATAGAGCTCCCGCTTGCCCGCGATCCAGGCATGGGAACGCAGGATCAGGCGGTCCCAATGACCGATGACGTCTTCGAGTTCCCACAATGTCGAGGCCATCGGCTTGTCGCACATCTGCTTCGACACCGTGACGCTGTAGCCCTCAACCTTGCGGTCGGTATGGTCGGAGCCGAGGCCGACGAAGGTCCGGCCCTGCCAGCCGACCAGAACGAACTCGACCTCGCCGCTGGAATTTCCGCCGCAGACCTCGATGCTGTCTTCCTGTGTCAGCCGCCGCGCCGAGCAACGGTAATAGATCGGTGTCGTTGCCGGCCGCGCGATGCCGATCGCCTCAAGCTCGGCGATGTGCTTGTCGCGCGCGACCGGATCACGCCCGGTCCAGCCGGCGATCACCGCCTGGTCGATCGCAAGCGTCAGCGGCGTGGTGCCGCCATCCCTGGTTTCGATGGTAAAGGTCAGGTCAAACATGGAGTGCAGCCTCCACGCCGGCCGCGAGTTCGAAGATACGGCGGTCCGAACCGCCGGCCGCGGCCAGCATGAAGCCGACCGGCGCTTCGCCATGGCGATGGCACGGCAGTGAAATGGCGCAGCCATCCATCATGTTGATCAGTGTACAATTGCGCAAGGAAAGCAGGTTCGCCTTCGTGAACGCATGGTCATCGGCGAGATCGGAGATGCGCGGCGGCGTGATCGCGCAAGTCGGCATCACCACAGCGTCATAGGGGGATATCCGCGCATTCGCGCGCGCGATCATCGATGTTCGCGCCTGGAGAATATCGATGTAGTCGGCAGCCGTGATCGCTTCGCCGCGCACGATGCGCGAGGAGACGCGGGGATCGTAGATATCGCCGTGGTTCTCGATCAGGTAGCGGTGCCAGGCGTAGCTTTCAGCCGCGGCAAAGCCGCCCTTGCTGTTCATGACGGCGACATCGAGAAATTCGGGCACCTCGATTCGTTCGATCGATGCACCCAGCCTCGACAGTTTCTCGAGCGTTCGCTCGAAAGCCCGCGCCACCTGATCGTCGAGATCGTCGAGCGCCACCGTCGTCGGTACCGCGAACCGCATGCCCTTGACGGCGCGCGGCTGTAGCGGCCGCACCGGCTCGTCAGCGATCACGGCATCGAGCACCGCGCAGCACTCGACAGTGCGCGCAAGCGGTCCGAAGCTGTCGAGCGTAAACGATAACGGCACGCCACCGTCGCGCGGAACGCGCTGCTGCGTCGGTTTGAAGCCGACGATGCCATTATAAGCGGCCGGAATCCGGCACGAGCCCCCGGTATCTGATCCGAGCGCGCCATGGGCCATGCCGTCGGCGACCGATACCGCCGCGCCCGACGATGAACCGCCGGGCACATGTCCGACCTCGCGTTGCCAGACGCTCTTCGGCGTACCGTAATGCGGATTGATACCGATGCCCGAATAGGCGAACTCGGTCATGTTGGTGCGGCCGATCAGGATGAAGCCAGCGCGCCGCAGGCGCGACACC comes from the Bradyrhizobium erythrophlei genome and includes:
- the alkB gene encoding DNA oxidative demethylase AlkB, producing MTADLFSCLPIVRASREEMAEGAVLLRSFVGDREAELIAALRDIVAVAPFRRMFTPGGHRMSVAMTNCGSGGWVTDRSGYRYSPDDPETGKPWPAMPPMLRELADSAALSGGFAGFAPDVCLINRYVPGAKMSLHQDKDELDFGAPIVSVSLGLPAIFMFGGLKRSDKPRRFRLEHGDIAVWGGPSRLFYHGVAPLAEGNHPLMGPQRLNLTFRKIR
- a CDS encoding 2OG-Fe(II) oxygenase → MKTSAQKTTPGFESDAAARVAAIDWSKAAGDLDAQGCTVLKGLLTADECRALAELYPEDKIFRSRVVMGRHGFGRGEYKYFAYPLPEPIAELRPLLYARLQSIANSWNQAMGIDIRYPESHEAFLERCHKAGQLRPTPLLLQYEEGDYNCLHQDLYGEHVFPLQVAILLSEPRRDFEGGEFVLTEQRPRMQSRAEVVPLRQGDGVAFAVHVRPVQGTRGVYRVNMRHGVSRLRSGRRHTVGVIFHDAK
- a CDS encoding LysR substrate-binding domain-containing protein, with protein sequence MVETAERSRAIVAQAALRIAASSNIGTYLLQSMLAEFQAANPIPVDLWIGANPEVAERLKNGRADVALMEWWSDQPGFCEYGWRKEPLVIIVAPDHPWAARNGVEAEELAGQILLGGEPGTGTNTILRKQLGAVAGTAVGGLGNTEAVKRAVRAGRGISLVIAAAVTDEIKAGQLVAVPLSGIELTKELKIISPAGLPEAAPASRFVGHVLSNACSG
- a CDS encoding DUF2848 domain-containing protein — its product is MFDLTFTIETRDGGTTPLTLAIDQAVIAGWTGRDPVARDKHIAELEAIGIARPATTPIYYRCSARRLTQEDSIEVCGGNSSGEVEFVLVGWQGRTFVGLGSDHTDRKVEGYSVTVSKQMCDKPMASTLWELEDVIGHWDRLILRSHAWIAGKRELYQEGTLEAMLPVSELLKRGFAGGKLPDGCAMFGGTFAAKGGIRPSSRFECELEDPVLKRSIRHAYDVVELPVLG
- a CDS encoding amidase, translated to MQKTPTLTSLAADLESGRTNARKLVDECLAKIADKSGEGGRAFVHVDVEASIEAAKAMDRLREVRAAPSPFAGIPISIKDLFDIKGQVTRAGSRALDDSPAAEADAPVVSRLRRAGFILIGRTNMTEFAYSGIGINPHYGTPKSVWQREVGHVPGGSSSGAAVSVADGMAHGALGSDTGGSCRIPAAYNGIVGFKPTQQRVPRDGGVPLSFTLDSFGPLARTVECCAVLDAVIADEPVRPLQPRAVKGMRFAVPTTVALDDLDDQVARAFERTLEKLSRLGASIERIEVPEFLDVAVMNSKGGFAAAESYAWHRYLIENHGDIYDPRVSSRIVRGEAITAADYIDILQARTSMIARANARISPYDAVVMPTCAITPPRISDLADDHAFTKANLLSLRNCTLINMMDGCAISLPCHRHGEAPVGFMLAAAGGSDRRIFELAAGVEAALHV